Proteins from one Plasmodium cynomolgi strain B DNA, chromosome 10, whole genome shotgun sequence genomic window:
- a CDS encoding VIR-like CYIR protein (putative) — protein MEIKEEGELDYLLKGLPSSDKYEKLNEVVSENTYDSDCNVLGSNETIKNLCKKFLRNINALTNSKNNKKYHKDESLYVIYWILDEIRRNVEPNSRHINGTNINDIVHVGNIYYNKTHSNVLFNNYDFDLEEAKKEKYLHDYFKNYENILDCAQDKCEKYYKYVSSIRDIYYDLQPICFKLRCDYFLYDVKYDPDDVLSTLEKRIQQNSGKENKRTDTVSNGKAEKPESPMSNVDMVIKYMICYKINDKDTTLVRYKCEDPAYRQHTEKVIPSKNIKKMDIYLGSTSEAIQRIPNKGCKKVYDNNNKTFYGLNCNKKFEEKGGLIYSENDADTVADSSGNTRHVVDSTRSIDEVLDTERFVPRVKLLSVHRDVENLRGKYENYDSEAIPYIGKEDDLVTFFPEISKEDREKYNYVDSEVPACEYYKFKRNKIFCVNPLKPYDIYKNGDKIDNILTRRGNKLKIIDNRPVLSDMLDKKIIIDNKPVLISTLDENSTSLSFDIFRMITVVAAILGLIFVFFIYVKVIKNDVLIYKQLY, from the exons atggaaattaagGAAGAAGGCGAATTG GATTATCTTTTAAAAGGCTTACCATCTTCTGATAAGTATGAGAAACTTAATGAAGTGGTAAGTGAAAACACATATGATAGTGATTGTAATGTTCTAGGAAGTAACGAAACTATTAAaaatctttgtaaaaaatttttaaggaaCATAAATGCGTTAACTAATtcaaaaaacaataaaaaatatcacaaGGATGAGTCtttatatgtaatttattgGATACTTGATGAGATACGAAGAAATGTTGAGCCCAATTCAAGACATATTAATGGCACTAACATTAATGATATTGTTCATGTaggtaatatttattataataaaactCACTCAAATGTGTTATTCAATAACTATGACTTTGATTtagaagaggcaaaaaaagagaaatatctACACGACTACTTTAAAAACTATGAAAATATACTAGACTGTGCGCAAGATAAATGCGAAAAGTATTATAAATACGTTAGTTCTATTAGAGATATATATTACGATCTTCAGCCGATATGCTTCAAGCTGCgctgtgattattttttgtatgacGTAAAGTATGACCCGGATGATGTCTTATCTACATTAGAAAAACGTATTCAACAAAAtagtggaaaagaaaataaaagaactgACACTGTGAGCAATGGAAAAGCAGAGAAACCTGAAAGTCCTATGTCCAATGTTGATATggtaattaaatatatgatatgttacaaaataaatgataagGATACTACGTTAGTTAGATATAAATGTGAAGACCCGGCATACCGGCAACACACAGAAAAGGTAATTCctagtaaaaatattaaaaaaatggatatttATCTGGGTAGCACATCAGAAGCTATCCAGAGAATTCCTAATAAAGGTTGTAAAAAGGTTTacgataataataataaaacattttatggGTTgaattgtaataaaaaatttgaagaaaaaggaggattAATATATTCTGAAAATGATGCCGATACAGTTGCAGATTCAAGTGGAAATACTAGACACGTTGTAGATTCAACTAGAAGCATTGATGAGGTTTTAGACACGGAAAGGTTCGTGCCAAGAGTAAAACTGTTATCCGTACATCGTGATGTAGAAAATCTTAGAGGAAAGTACGAAAATTATGATAGTGAAGCGATTCCTTATATCGGCAAGGAAGATGATTtagtaacattttttccagAAATTTCTAAAGAAGATAGGGAGAAGTATAATTATGTCGACAGTGAAGTACCTGCTTGTGAATATTACAAATtcaaacgaaataaaatattttgtgtaAACCCATTAAAACCATATgacatttataaaaatggggataaAATAGATAACATACTTACAAGAAgaggaaataaattaaaaatcatAGATAACAGACCTGTCTTAAGTGATATGTTAGATAAAAAGATAATCATAGATAACAAACCTGTATTAATTTCTACGTTAGATGAAAATTCGACTTCATTAAGCTTTGACATCTTCCGTATGATTACCGTAGTTGCTGCAATACTTggattaatttttgttttttttatttatgttaaagTAATCAAAAATGAcgttttaatatataagcaGTTGTATTAG
- a CDS encoding hypothetical protein (putative), producing MASLLIITKEIQKKNQIHGKGNMQKKHNLYDKPLTSSDLQHNHSSAYLANIETPIITMSNTTRKNTERGNFPIIYTKKCVIFLQKQNRF from the exons atggcCTCTTTGCTGATAATCACcaaagaaatacaaaaaaaaaatcaaattcaT GGCAAGGggaatatgcaaaaaaaacacaaccTTTATGACAAACCTTTGACCAGCAGTGACCTACAACATAATCACAGTAGTGCTTATCTGGCCAATATAGAGACCCCTATAATTACGATGTCAAATACGACAAGAAAGAACACCGAACGTGGTAACTTCCCCATAATTTACaccaaaaaatgtgttatatttttacaaaaacaaaataggtTTTAA
- a CDS encoding hypothetical protein (putative), giving the protein MNYYMSSSVHCLQYKYWIYENIRKIFVNKSNNNSAKDTINEFLSLQENIFKKSNFKCNSDKGAIHKKYINSIINLYDKHNQAKCSEENYCFDYDCLEYFK; this is encoded by the exons ATGAATTACTACATGTCATCTAGTGTTCACTGTTTACAATACAAGTATTggatatatgaaaatataaggaaaatttttgttaataagtCTAATAACAATAGCGCTAAAGACACTATTAATGAATTTTTGAGCTtacaagaaaatatttttaaaaaaag TAATTTTAAGTGTAATAGCGACAAAGGCGCTATACATAAGAAATACATTAATTCTATTATTAATCTATATGATAAGCATAATCAAGCTAAATGTtctgaagaaaattattgttTTGACTATGATTGTCTAGAATATTTTAAGTAA
- a CDS encoding hypothetical protein (putative), translating to MIQIDFSNIKKGKGEKEDECLSKLTAVVDNIEKKAAELDKTNNERNEEFINKCEDLRIYLNSYVEEQKECPKEEFSRVYGIIESVIKESLKKYNNYRKCPSELKEIIKEQIKLGHEIDELFKECKHCENKITKSEEEEPAREEDNSESSQHSQPVNEEKITASGESRDKHTAHDSLETEGVQHSDSSPEDPKRVSVSESDPTESLQGSCSNNPVLCDKLDRRALENNQVSVTDPSVSVSSSSESCTISSLQCALNIPVSTPSFIRLRHLRNYCQLLNNRQLVNLCNLFQVCQVLDIFHLVHKGHVLKKLHLVEKMNVLKQMEFMRIILEVNTLKGDKLKYN from the exons ATGATTCAAATtgatttttcaaatattaaaaagggaaaaggagaaaaagaagatgaaTGCTTAAGTAAATTGACTGCTGTTGTAGATAATATTGAAAAGAAAGCCGCTGAATTGGATAAGACTAATAATGAGAGAAACGAagaatttattaataaatgtgAAGATTTACGTATATACCTAAATAGTTATGTtgaggaacaaaaagaatGTCCTAAAGAAGAATTCTCAAGGGTTTATGGGATTATTGAGTCAGTAATAAAGGAatcattgaaaaaatataataattatcgCAAATGTCCTAGTGAATTAAAGGAAATTATAAAGGAACAAATTAAGTTAGGTCATGAAATAGATGAACTATTTAAAGAATGTAAGCAttgcgaaaataaaataacaaaatcagaagaagaa GAACCTGCAAGGGAAGAAGATAATTCAGAATCGTCTCAACATTCTCAGCCTGTTAATGAGGAGAAGATAACTGCCTCTGGAGAATCTAGGGACAAACATACTGCTCATGATTCTCTTGAAACTGAAGGTGTTCAACATAGCGATTCATCACCCGAAGATCCCAAAAGGGTTAGCGTATCAGAAAGTGATCCAACTGAATCTTTACAAGGTAGTTGTAGCAACAATCCTGTTTTATGCGATAAACTGGATAGACGTGCGTTAGAAAATAATCAGGTTTCTGTTACAGACCCCTCTGTTTcagtttcttcttcgtctgaATCGTGTACAATTTCAAGCCTACAGTGTGCGTTGAATATCCCTGTTTCAACGCCT TCATTCATAAGATTAAGACATCTGCGGAATTACTGCCAGTTGCTAAACAATCGACAACTGGTGAACCTTTGCAATCTATTTCAGGTGTGTCAAGTACTGGACATATTTCATCTAGTACACAAAGGACATGTTCTGAAGAAGCTTCATCTTGTGGAGAAGATGAACGttttaaaacaaatggaGTTCATGAGAATCATCTTAGAAGTGAACACATTGAAGGGGGACAAACTCAAGTACAATTAG
- a CDS encoding VIR-like CYIR protein (putative) yields MEPSTKNSWDEALLHLPAYQKYEQFDSVEISKETISECNALKSNDAGDKTLCKKVAQNLKKLSTLPDDELKSGCYYFQHWFFDNIAKKYYNGNKQGNNYNVAKELFDIVLIFTSKLPKIKPCYCHESGSPDVWKEEKDLHDYFENHKDIKCNDSDKSKCEKYVNYGNCTLYFMTYEYCVIICNMFLF; encoded by the exons ATGGAACCTTCAACAAAGAACAGTTGG GATGAAGCATTGCTACATTTACCTGCatatcaaaaatatgagCAGTTTGACAGTGTGGAGATTTCCAAAGAAACCATCAGTGAATGCAATGCCCTAAAAAGCAATGATGCAGGCGATAAAACACTTTGTAAAAAGGTAGCACAAAATCTAAAAAAGTTATCTACCTTACCGGATGATGAGCTTAAAAGTGGTTGTTATTACTTCCAACATTGGTTCTTTGACAATATagcgaaaaaatattataatggaaataaacagggtaataattataatgttGCTAAGGAACTTTTTGATATAGTATTAATATTTACTTCAAAATTACCTAAAATAAAACCATGCTATTGTCATGAATCTGGTTCTCCTGATGTTTGGAAAGAAGAGAAAGATTTGcatgattattttgaaaatcacAAAGATATTAAATGCAACGATTCTGATAAGTCTAAGTgcgaaaaatatgtgaactAT GGTAATTGCACATTATACTTTATGACATATGAATATTGTGTTATTATCTgtaatatgtttttattttaa